The Morganella morganii sequence CCGGTTACCGGGATGACCCGGATCCGGTGACAGCCAGTGAGGCGGCTTATATTGAGTGCCCGCACTGCACCGGACACATTTCCGGCAGCGAAAAGCGGAAGCTGAATAATCGCGGTGTCTGGCTGAAAGACGGCCAGGACATTGACCGGTACGGCAACATTACCGGCGATGCCCGCCGCTCCCGTATCGCGTCATTCTGGATGGAGGGACCGGCTGCCGCCTATCAGACGCTGTCCCAGCTCGTTTATAAATATCTCACCGCCGAACAGGAATATGAGCTCACTCTGAGCGAAGAAACCCTGAAAACGGTGATCAATACGGACTGGGGGCTGCCGTACCGGCCGAAACATACTCAGGATCAGCGCAGGGCAGAAGAACTGCTGGCGCGGGCGGAGGATCTCGGGATCTGCTGTGTGCCGGAAGGTGTCCGCTTTCTGGTGGCAACCGTCGACGTACAGGCCGGGAAAAACCGCCGGTTTGTGGTTCAGGTCACCGGCTACGGTGAAAAAGGTGAACGCTGGATTGTGGACAGGTTTGATATCACCCAATCCCTGCGGACGGACGGCAACGGCGAGTGTGTCCGTATTCATCCCGGTGCCTATCCGGAGGACTGGAAGCTGCTGATAACAGATGTGCTGGATAAAACATATCCGTTGTCCGGACATCCGGCGATCAGAATGCCCGTCATGATGCTGGGGGTGGATACCGGCGGTGAAAGCGGTGTTACTGATAATGCGTATGCTTTCTGGCGGCAGTGCCGCCGTGACGGCATCAGCCGCAAAGTGTTTCTGTTCAAGGGGGGCAGCCGTACCGGCGCAAAACTGATCACCAAATCCTATCCGGATAACACCGGACGCTCTGACCGGCAGGCGAAAGCCGCCGGGGATGTGCCGTTATATCTGCTGCAGACTGACAACCTGAAAGACCGGGTGGCTGCTGCACTGAGCCGTGATATGCCGGGCCCGAACTATGTGCATTTTCCGGACTGGCTGGATGACTCTTTCTATGACGAACTGACCTATGAGGAGCGGCTGACCAGCGGTAAATGGGAAAAGCCCGGGCGGGGCGCAAACGAAGCCTTTGACCTGATGGTGTACGCCCATGCACTGGTGATCATAAAGGGGTACGAGAAAATCAAATGGGATAAACCGCCGCCCTGGGCACGGTTACCCGATATTCCTGTTATTCCGCCTGAAAACACTGACTCCCCCGACAATATCACCCTTATTTCAACAACCGGATCCGCGAAACCGAAGAAACCGAAAAAACGGAAAGCATCGGCGTGGGCCCCTGTTTCATCATCCGGAGGTGGCTGGATATGACCATAGAAGAGATTGACGACATGATCCGGCAGTACGCGGAAGCGGAACGCGCTGTATTGCAGGGCAGAAGCATCACGATGAACGGTCAGAGCATGTCGATGGAAAGCCTGAGCGAAATCCGCAAAGGGCGGGAATACTGGGAGCGCCGCCGCAGCGGTTTGTTATCGTCCCGCTCCGGCAGGCCGGGTTATAAACTGGCGAGGTTTCCGCGATGAAGCTGATCGACAGTGCTATCGGCCTGATTGCGCCGGGCTGGCAGGCGTCCCGGATGCGGTCCCGCCTGCAGATAAAAGCCTATGAGGCCGCGATGCCGACCCGTACCCACCGCGCGCGGCGGGAATCCCGTAACGCGAATCAGCTGGTGAAATCCGGCGGCCGGTCACTGCGCGAGCAGGCCCGGTTTCTGGATGACAACCACGACCTTGTGATCGGTCTGCTGGATAAGCTGGAAGAGCGGGTGATTGGTGCGAAAGGCATTATTGTTGAGCCGCAGCCGCTGCTGCGCGGCGGTGAACTGGCAGATGACCTGGCAAAACAGATCCGTGCGGCCTGGTCGGAATGGTCTGTCAGTCCGGATGTGACCGGTCAGTATACCCGTCCGGTACTTGAACGGCTGATGACGCGTACCTGGCTGCGTGACGGAGAGGTATTCGGTCAGATGGTGTCCGGACGGGCCAAAGGTCTGAGTCGGGAAAACGGGGTGCATTTCTGGATTGAGGCGCTGGAGCCGGACTTTGTGCCGCTGAATCTGGATGTGCCGGGCAGCAATATCTGCCAGGGTGTGAAACTCAATGAGTGGGGGCGGCCTGTCAGTTACAACGTGTATAAAAATATGCCGTCAGCCCTGTACCGGTCGCAGGATCTGAAAACCATCGACGCTGAAAACATGCTGCACCTTAAGTTTACCCGCCGCCTGCATCAGCTGCGCGGGCACAGTCTGTTGTCCGGCATTCTGATCCGCCTGAGTGCTCTGAAAGATTATGAGGACGCGGAACTCACCGCTGCCCGTATCGCCGCATCACTCGGAATGTACATCAAGAAGGGGGATATCTACAGTACTGATAATGAGCAGGAAGAGCGTGAGCTGAATATCGAGCCTGGCATTATCTTCGATGAACTGGCACCCGGTGAGGATATCGGTATGGTCAAATCTGATCGCCCGAACCCAAACCTGCAATCTTTCCGTAATGGTCAGCTGCGTGCGGTGGCCGCCGGCAGCCGCGGCAGTTATTCCAGTATTTCACGTGATTATGACGGCACTTACAGCGCCCAGCGCCAGGAGCTGGTGGAGTCTTTTGAGGGCTACGGCATTTTACAGGATGCGTTTGTGGCCGCAGTGACCCGCCCGATGTACCGCAGCTGGCTGACAATGGCCGTGGCGGAGGGGGTGATTGATGTACCGCCGGATGTTGATCCCGCTTCTTTAATGAATGCGGTTTACAGCGGCCCGGTGATGCCGTGGATTGACCCGCTGAAAGAAGCGAAAGCCTGGCAGGTGCTGCTGCGCGGCGGCGGGGCAACAGAAGGTGAATGGGTCAGAGCCAGAGGCTCCAGCCCGGCTGATACAAAACGCCGCCGTAAAGCGGAAATTGATGAAAACAGAAAGCTGGGGCTGGTGTTTGACACCGATCCGGCGAATGACAAAGGAGCGCCTGACGATGCCAAATCCCGGGACGATGACAAGTAACCCGAAAGCATCCGCACCGGTTAAAAGCTGGTTCCGAATGAAAGCCGCGGCGGATACCCAATCGGCGGACATTTATATCTATGACGAAATCGGCGGCTGGGGGATCTCGGCAAAGCAATTTTCAAAAGAGCTGCTGGCGCTGGGGGATGTCAGTCAGATTAACCTGCATATTCACTCCCCAGGCGGTGAGGTGTTTGACGGGATCGCCATTTATAACCAGCTGAAAGGCCATGATGCAAAGATCACAGTCTATATCGACGGACTGGCAGCCTCGATGGCCTCTGTTATTGCCATGGTCGGTGACACCGTGATTATGCCGGAAAACGCCATGATGATGATCCACAAACCGTGGGGAATTGCCTGGGGTGATGCGGATGAAATGCGGGATTACGCCGACCTGCTGGATAAGCTGGAAAATGTGCTGATCCCGGCGTATGTCGCCAAAACCGGCAAAACGGCGGAAGAGATTGCCGCCATGTTAGAAGAGGAAACCTGGATGAACGGCGACGAATGTCTGTCACACGGGTTTGCTGATCAACTTACTGACCCGGTACAGGCGATGGCCTGTATCACATCCAAACGTATCGAGGACTTTACTGCTATGCCACAGGCTATTAAAAACCAGGTATCACCGAAAAATACCGCTCAGACCACACCGGTTTCTGTGCCGAATCCGGCACCGGTCACGCAGCCCGCCGCAACCGTGACTCAGACTCAGCCGGTCGCGCATCCGGATAATGCGGATGTACAGAATCAGATCCGCGCTCAGGAACAAACCCGTCTGAACGGTATTAAGGATTTGTTCGCTATGTTCGGCGGCAAACATAATGATCTGATGGTGGATTGCGTGACTGACACGCAGTGCTCACTGGAAGACGCCCGTGCGAAACTGCTGGAAAAAC is a genomic window containing:
- a CDS encoding phage portal protein, yielding MKLIDSAIGLIAPGWQASRMRSRLQIKAYEAAMPTRTHRARRESRNANQLVKSGGRSLREQARFLDDNHDLVIGLLDKLEERVIGAKGIIVEPQPLLRGGELADDLAKQIRAAWSEWSVSPDVTGQYTRPVLERLMTRTWLRDGEVFGQMVSGRAKGLSRENGVHFWIEALEPDFVPLNLDVPGSNICQGVKLNEWGRPVSYNVYKNMPSALYRSQDLKTIDAENMLHLKFTRRLHQLRGHSLLSGILIRLSALKDYEDAELTAARIAASLGMYIKKGDIYSTDNEQEERELNIEPGIIFDELAPGEDIGMVKSDRPNPNLQSFRNGQLRAVAAGSRGSYSSISRDYDGTYSAQRQELVESFEGYGILQDAFVAAVTRPMYRSWLTMAVAEGVIDVPPDVDPASLMNAVYSGPVMPWIDPLKEAKAWQVLLRGGGATEGEWVRARGSSPADTKRRRKAEIDENRKLGLVFDTDPANDKGAPDDAKSRDDDK
- a CDS encoding phage terminase large subunit family protein, producing the protein MSTGYASAAEMRRDVSVLLRPPRRMPVAEAVKKYMRVPMGGGSAVQWEDTLTPYIIEPMNCLTSRKYDAVIFVGPARTGKTVGLIDGWIVYTIVCDPADFLLIQMTEEKAREHSKKRLDRTFRASPEVAKRLSPRTNDNNVHDKTFRAGNYLKIGWPSVNIMSSSDYRFVALTDYDRFPEDIDGEGDAFSLASKRTTTFMSAGMTLVESSPGREITDQKWTPSSPHEAPPTTGILSLYNRGDRQRWYWPCPHCGEYFQPVFDAVAGYRDDPDPVTASEAAYIECPHCTGHISGSEKRKLNNRGVWLKDGQDIDRYGNITGDARRSRIASFWMEGPAAAYQTLSQLVYKYLTAEQEYELTLSEETLKTVINTDWGLPYRPKHTQDQRRAEELLARAEDLGICCVPEGVRFLVATVDVQAGKNRRFVVQVTGYGEKGERWIVDRFDITQSLRTDGNGECVRIHPGAYPEDWKLLITDVLDKTYPLSGHPAIRMPVMMLGVDTGGESGVTDNAYAFWRQCRRDGISRKVFLFKGGSRTGAKLITKSYPDNTGRSDRQAKAAGDVPLYLLQTDNLKDRVAAALSRDMPGPNYVHFPDWLDDSFYDELTYEERLTSGKWEKPGRGANEAFDLMVYAHALVIIKGYEKIKWDKPPPWARLPDIPVIPPENTDSPDNITLISTTGSAKPKKPKKRKASAWAPVSSSGGGWI